A section of the Campylobacter anatolicus genome encodes:
- a CDS encoding amino acid ABC transporter permease yields the protein MPIMIAGAKITIPLTLASFSLGLIIAIITALARLSPLKPLNFIFGIYVWIFRGTPLLVQLFIVFFGLPAVGITLDVWTAAIIAFSLNVGAYASEAVRAAILSVPQGQWEAAASLGMSKGMILRRIIAPQAARISLPPLSNTFISLVKDTSLAASITMVDMFMVAQRIAARTFEPLLLYVLVAVVYLIICTFLTYLQAILEKRFSRHI from the coding sequence ATGCCTATAATGATAGCTGGAGCCAAGATAACTATACCGCTTACCTTGGCGTCATTTTCACTAGGACTTATTATTGCTATCATCACAGCACTTGCTAGGCTATCACCACTAAAACCGCTAAATTTTATATTTGGAATTTACGTGTGGATATTTCGTGGTACGCCACTATTAGTGCAGCTTTTCATCGTATTTTTTGGACTTCCAGCTGTTGGTATAACTCTTGATGTTTGGACGGCTGCGATAATAGCATTTTCACTAAATGTCGGTGCTTACGCATCAGAGGCAGTTCGTGCAGCTATACTTTCAGTACCACAGGGGCAGTGGGAGGCGGCGGCTTCGCTTGGTATGAGTAAGGGCATGATACTTCGTCGTATCATAGCACCGCAAGCCGCTCGTATCTCTTTGCCACCGCTTTCAAATACCTTTATCTCGCTTGTAAAGGATACTTCATTGGCTGCATCTATTACTATGGTAGATATGTTTATGGTCGCTCAACGCATTGCAGCAAGGACGTTTGAACCACTCTTACTTTATGTGCTGGTTGCTGTGGTATATCTTATTATTTGTACCTTTTTAACTTACTTGCAAGCGATCTTAGAAAAGCGATTTTCTAGGCATATTTAG
- a CDS encoding trans-sulfuration enzyme family protein has protein sequence MKVDTLIVKGIEAKHNPNGSVVPPIVLASTFVQDGIEEFQDYAYSRGANPTRNAFEELFAKFEGAKHCFALASGMAATSTVFNLLKSGDRVLLNNNVYGGTFRYVSGIFKNQGINYELVDDLNKLKESDISSDVKMIFIETPSNPLLRVTDIKKITELAHKKGILVVVDNTFLTPYYQKLFSFGVDIVVYSATKYIGGHADLIAGIVTTNDDVLAERIKFMKNTLGATLAPTDAYYLIRGLKTLSVRFDRQSENTLKIIKFLKDNEAIEVVHYAGSHSTYEKQVQQAQASGVGAVISIELKAEYDYKVFAKSLKLFDLAVSLGGVESLICHPASMTHEAYPRELQDRIGIKQNLLRLAIGIENVDDLIADLSQAIAKAKK, from the coding sequence ATGAAAGTTGATACTTTAATCGTAAAAGGCATAGAAGCAAAACACAACCCAAATGGCTCTGTGGTTCCGCCTATCGTGCTAGCTAGTACATTCGTTCAAGATGGCATTGAAGAGTTTCAAGATTATGCTTATTCTCGTGGTGCAAACCCTACTAGAAATGCCTTTGAAGAGCTTTTTGCCAAATTTGAAGGAGCAAAGCACTGCTTCGCACTCGCTTCTGGTATGGCTGCTACTTCGACAGTATTTAATCTGCTAAAAAGTGGCGATAGAGTGCTGCTAAATAACAACGTATATGGTGGTACATTTCGCTATGTTAGTGGGATATTTAAAAATCAAGGCATAAATTACGAGCTAGTTGATGACTTAAATAAGCTAAAAGAGAGTGATATAAGCAGTGATGTGAAGATGATATTTATAGAAACTCCGTCTAATCCGTTGCTTCGCGTGACTGATATAAAAAAGATCACTGAACTAGCCCATAAAAAGGGTATTTTAGTCGTTGTGGATAATACATTTTTAACGCCGTATTATCAAAAGCTATTTAGCTTTGGCGTTGATATAGTAGTCTATAGTGCGACAAAATACATTGGCGGACACGCTGATTTAATCGCTGGTATCGTTACTACAAATGATGATGTTTTGGCTGAGCGTATAAAATTTATGAAAAATACGCTAGGAGCGACACTTGCACCGACTGACGCATACTATCTTATACGCGGATTAAAGACGCTAAGTGTGCGTTTTGATAGACAGAGCGAGAATACGTTAAAGATTATTAAATTTTTAAAGGATAATGAGGCGATTGAAGTAGTGCATTACGCTGGGTCGCACTCTACGTATGAAAAACAAGTGCAACAAGCTCAGGCTAGTGGCGTTGGTGCGGTTATATCTATTGAGCTAAAAGCTGAGTATGATTATAAAGTATTTGCTAAAAGTCTTAAGCTATTTGATTTAGCGGTGAGTCTAGGCGGTGTTGAGAGCCTTATATGTCATCCAGCCTCAATGACACATGAGGCATATCCAAGGGAGCTACAAGATAGGATAGGCATTAAGCAAAACTTACTTCGTCTTGCAATCGGTATAGAAAACGTGGACGATCTCATCGCTGACTTATCACAGGCTATTGCAAAGGCTAAGAAGTAG
- a CDS encoding amino acid ABC transporter substrate-binding protein, with protein sequence MSVKKLFLPLFGLAFLASAYASDTLRIATEGTYSPYSYHNEKNELVGYDVDVARAVAQKMGVKAEFVEAPWDAMLAAFNAQKADVVFNQVSITEDRKLKYDYTIPYTTAYGVIVVRKDNDIIKSFEDLKGKNSAHSATSNWAKMAESYGANVVVTDGFSKGIELIIAKRADATINDSVTFFDYIKQRPNAPIKIAATSKETIYSAAIVHKGDKKLLDAINKALKELKDEGKLKEISVKYFGENISE encoded by the coding sequence ATGAGTGTAAAAAAACTATTTTTACCATTGTTTGGCCTGGCCTTTTTAGCCAGTGCCTACGCATCAGATACTTTGCGTATCGCAACAGAAGGCACCTATTCACCTTACTCGTATCATAACGAGAAGAATGAGTTAGTTGGCTACGATGTGGATGTCGCACGTGCAGTAGCTCAAAAAATGGGAGTGAAAGCAGAGTTTGTAGAGGCACCTTGGGATGCAATGTTAGCTGCATTTAATGCCCAAAAAGCTGACGTTGTATTTAATCAAGTTAGCATAACGGAAGATAGAAAGCTAAAATACGACTACACGATACCATATACAACAGCTTATGGCGTGATAGTTGTACGAAAAGATAACGATATCATAAAGAGCTTTGAGGATTTAAAGGGTAAAAACTCAGCTCATTCAGCTACTAGCAACTGGGCGAAGATGGCCGAAAGTTATGGTGCAAATGTCGTTGTAACAGATGGATTTAGTAAGGGCATTGAACTTATCATTGCTAAACGTGCAGATGCTACGATAAATGATAGTGTTACATTTTTTGATTATATAAAACAACGCCCAAATGCACCGATAAAGATAGCAGCGACTAGCAAAGAGACGATATACTCAGCGGCTATCGTGCATAAAGGCGATAAAAAGCTACTAGATGCCATAAATAAGGCACTAAAAGAGCTAAAGGATGAGGGTAAACTTAAAGAAATTTCAGTTAAGTATTTTGGCGAGAATATATCAGAATAA
- a CDS encoding transporter substrate-binding domain-containing protein, with protein sequence MKLQKLLKLLGFFSLFFITTFAGASDTALERIQKDGVFRVGMEPDYPPFSFYNEKNELVGFDVEVAKAVGAKLGVKVKFIEAAWDSLVAAFNAGKADILFNLSITDERKAKYDYTKPYVKGYTVIIVHKHNDDIKSFSDLKGKTTAVSVNSNFAMMAEQNGAKLVTIPDGFPTAIKLVIDKRVDSTVNDSITYFDFLKQKPDAPVKAAFIDTTAIPAAAIVHKGERSLVIAIDNALQELLEEGKIAQISLKYFGTDISK encoded by the coding sequence ATGAAACTACAAAAACTATTAAAGTTGTTAGGCTTTTTTAGCCTATTTTTTATTACTACATTTGCAGGGGCAAGTGACACTGCTTTGGAACGTATCCAAAAAGATGGTGTATTTCGTGTAGGTATGGAGCCTGACTATCCTCCATTCTCGTTTTACAACGAGAAAAATGAGCTAGTCGGCTTTGATGTTGAGGTGGCAAAAGCTGTAGGTGCAAAGCTTGGCGTTAAAGTTAAATTTATAGAAGCAGCGTGGGATTCGCTAGTAGCGGCATTTAATGCTGGTAAGGCAGATATTTTATTTAATCTAAGTATCACGGATGAGCGTAAAGCAAAGTATGATTACACAAAGCCTTATGTCAAGGGATATACTGTGATCATAGTGCATAAGCATAATGATGATATCAAGTCATTTTCTGATTTAAAAGGTAAAACTACCGCTGTATCCGTAAATAGTAACTTTGCAATGATGGCTGAACAAAATGGTGCAAAGCTTGTAACCATACCTGATGGCTTTCCGACCGCTATAAAGCTTGTGATAGATAAAAGGGTCGACAGCACGGTAAATGATAGCATAACTTACTTTGACTTTTTAAAACAAAAGCCAGATGCACCTGTTAAGGCTGCTTTTATAGATACCACTGCAATACCAGCTGCGGCTATCGTGCATAAAGGCGAGCGTTCACTTGTGATAGCTATTGATAATGCATTACAAGAGCTATTAGAGGAGGGCAAAATAGCACAAATTTCGCTAAAATACTTTGGCACAGATATATCCAAATAA
- a CDS encoding mechanosensitive ion channel domain-containing protein, producing the protein MFKIFISLLLFFMVLFGTDDNNETNNIVDITAQIQVINSQIKILKAQSDSNATSNASNLDTLEKKKINLISKIPFSIMQIDIKQSDLDKFKAQKKLLEKNVQRYEKLSDKSLFIQNSIDLERLKINESYYTTLINLEKLFKQGAKDSSIKELIDNGLLELQTNSYVSINDLKNSLTDSFSIYDSDFHQLELQKQTREEILDYLKTNASLLSSSLILSELNLQNAIDSVNKYIPLKFGNLNIGKVIIIAVVFIFFVSFTRILAKLTYWLISKLSTTQSDEEVREQVLEIVKKPITFLLIIYALSLCIAVGFYPAPVSINIVNIQSIVYIVGFTWLILTMLNGYGLILIGKIAKKSGRKEIVNLVLKITYFIVFIISFLMVLSHLGFDISALIASLGIGGLAVAFAAKDIIANFFASVMLLFDNSFSQGDWIVCGDIEGTVVEIGLRKTTIRTFDNALVFVPNSKLASDPIRNWNRRKVGRRITMTIGITYNSPIANIKKCIDDIRQMLIDHQGIAKPENMGSQSKNLRSFYRQNILSIDDLAGYKSNLFVVIDKLNDSSIDIMIYCFTKTTIWGEFLEVKQDVILKIIKIVEDNGLSFAFPSQTMYIEDATSTDAIAKLHGQTQAKDII; encoded by the coding sequence ATGTTTAAAATTTTTATATCATTATTGCTATTTTTTATGGTATTATTTGGCACAGATGATAACAACGAAACAAATAATATCGTAGATATAACCGCCCAAATACAAGTCATAAACTCACAGATAAAAATCTTAAAAGCACAAAGCGATAGCAATGCAACCTCTAATGCATCAAATCTAGACACGCTTGAGAAAAAAAAGATAAATTTAATAAGCAAGATACCATTTTCTATAATGCAGATAGATATTAAACAAAGTGATTTGGATAAATTTAAAGCACAAAAAAAACTGCTTGAAAAAAATGTACAAAGATATGAAAAGCTAAGCGATAAGAGCCTTTTTATACAAAACTCAATTGATCTTGAAAGGCTAAAGATCAATGAGTCTTATTATACAACGCTTATAAATTTAGAAAAACTTTTTAAGCAGGGTGCAAAAGATAGCTCCATAAAAGAGCTAATAGATAATGGATTGCTTGAACTTCAAACAAACTCTTATGTAAGCATAAACGACTTAAAAAATAGTCTCACAGATAGTTTTAGTATATACGATAGCGACTTTCATCAGCTCGAACTTCAAAAACAGACAAGAGAGGAAATTTTAGACTATCTTAAAACAAATGCCAGTTTGCTTAGTTCAAGTTTGATACTCTCTGAGCTGAATTTACAAAATGCAATTGATAGTGTAAATAAATATATACCGCTAAAATTTGGAAATCTCAACATCGGTAAAGTTATTATTATTGCTGTTGTGTTTATATTTTTTGTATCATTTACACGAATTTTAGCAAAGCTTACATACTGGCTCATATCAAAGCTTAGCACCACGCAAAGCGATGAGGAAGTCCGTGAGCAGGTGCTTGAGATCGTTAAAAAGCCTATAACATTTTTACTTATCATATATGCACTTAGTCTATGTATTGCGGTTGGATTTTACCCAGCACCAGTGTCTATTAATATAGTAAATATCCAGTCTATCGTATATATAGTAGGCTTTACGTGGCTTATTTTGACTATGCTAAATGGCTATGGGCTTATTCTTATCGGCAAGATAGCTAAAAAAAGTGGTCGCAAAGAGATAGTAAATTTAGTCCTTAAAATAACTTATTTTATAGTATTTATCATATCGTTTTTAATGGTATTAAGTCATCTTGGCTTTGATATATCAGCACTTATAGCATCACTTGGTATCGGTGGTCTTGCTGTTGCATTTGCTGCAAAGGATATAATAGCAAATTTTTTCGCCTCTGTTATGTTGTTATTTGATAACTCGTTTTCGCAGGGAGATTGGATAGTTTGTGGCGATATAGAAGGAACGGTCGTTGAGATAGGGCTTAGAAAAACAACTATAAGAACCTTTGATAATGCCCTTGTTTTCGTCCCAAACTCAAAACTCGCAAGCGATCCTATACGTAATTGGAATCGTCGCAAAGTAGGTAGACGTATCACGATGACTATAGGAATAACGTATAATTCACCCATAGCAAACATAAAAAAATGTATAGACGATATAAGGCAGATGCTAATAGATCATCAGGGAATTGCAAAACCTGAAAATATGGGCTCTCAATCAAAAAATTTAAGATCTTTTTATAGGCAAAATATACTATCAATTGACGATCTAGCGGGCTATAAGAGTAATCTTTTTGTAGTTATTGATAAGCTAAATGATAGTTCAATAGATATTATGATATATTGCTTTACCAAAACTACCATTTGGGGTGAGTTTTTAGAAGTAAAACAAGATGTTATACTAAAAATAATAAAAATAGTTGAAGACAATGGGCTAAGTTTTGCATTCCCATCACAGACTATGTATATCGAAGATGCAACAAGCACTGATGCCATCGCAAAACTACATGGACAAACACAAGCAAAGGATATAATATGA
- a CDS encoding carbonic anhydrase, with amino-acid sequence MRSIFEGAMKFMEDGFLEHQELFKSLQHTQDPHTLFVSCVDSRVVPNLITNCLPGELFMVRNIANIVPPYRVSGEYLATTSAIEYAIEVLNIKNIIICGHSNCGGCAALYEDENKFIKTPNVRNWIKLIEPIKYEVLKFTSDDPAKMAWLTERLNIINSINNILTYPNVEKEYNDGNLSIYGWHYIIETGEIFSYDLASKTFKLLAVR; translated from the coding sequence ATGAGATCTATTTTTGAAGGTGCTATGAAATTTATGGAAGATGGTTTTTTAGAGCACCAAGAGTTATTTAAAAGCTTACAGCACACGCAAGATCCGCATACGCTTTTTGTCTCCTGCGTAGATTCGCGTGTTGTTCCAAATTTAATTACAAATTGCTTACCAGGTGAGCTATTTATGGTGCGAAATATCGCAAATATAGTGCCACCATATCGTGTAAGCGGTGAGTATCTAGCCACAACTTCGGCTATAGAATACGCAATCGAAGTGCTAAATATTAAAAACATTATAATCTGTGGGCACTCAAACTGCGGTGGTTGTGCAGCTTTGTATGAAGATGAAAATAAATTTATAAAAACACCAAATGTTCGCAATTGGATAAAGCTAATAGAACCGATAAAATACGAAGTGCTTAAATTTACAAGCGACGATCCAGCCAAAATGGCATGGCTAACAGAGAGATTAAACATCATAAACTCAATCAATAATATCTTAACCTATCCAAATGTTGAAAAAGAGTATAATGATGGAAATTTAAGTATATATGGTTGGCATTATATCATTGAAACTGGTGAAATTTTTAGCTATGATTTAGCTTCTAAAACATTTAAATTATTAGCTGTTAGGTAG
- a CDS encoding amino acid ABC transporter ATP-binding protein: MSVKLANVSKFFDKHQVLSDISVEIYERQTTVIVGSSGSGKSTLLRCINLLEIPQSGELSLGNEFIKFDGKLSEKDILPFRRHTGMVFQGFHLFPHLNVLENIIEGPINVLKQDKQSAIKTARELLAKVGLSEKESAYPNRLSGGQAQRVAIARALAMDPYFLLLDEPTSALDPELEAEVLKTIVSLSSEHKSLIIVTHNMAFARKAADRILFLDGGVIAFDGSPDEFFESSNERIVKFISAMKI; encoded by the coding sequence ATGTCTGTAAAACTAGCAAATGTGAGTAAATTTTTTGACAAACATCAAGTGCTTAGCGATATTAGCGTTGAGATTTATGAGAGGCAAACTACAGTTATCGTAGGCTCATCAGGTTCGGGGAAATCAACCTTGCTACGTTGTATAAATTTATTAGAAATCCCACAAAGTGGAGAGCTATCGCTTGGTAATGAGTTTATTAAATTTGATGGGAAGCTAAGCGAAAAAGATATTTTGCCGTTTAGACGGCACACTGGTATGGTTTTTCAGGGATTTCACTTATTTCCGCATCTAAATGTGCTTGAAAATATCATAGAAGGCCCTATAAATGTGCTAAAGCAGGACAAGCAAAGTGCAATAAAAACGGCTCGTGAGCTTTTAGCAAAGGTAGGACTAAGTGAAAAAGAGAGTGCCTACCCAAATAGGCTCTCTGGTGGACAGGCACAGCGTGTGGCGATAGCTAGAGCATTGGCTATGGATCCGTATTTTTTATTGCTTGATGAGCCGACATCCGCACTTGATCCGGAGTTAGAAGCTGAGGTGCTAAAAACAATAGTCTCATTAAGTAGTGAGCATAAGTCGCTCATCATCGTAACGCATAATATGGCGTTTGCCAGAAAGGCTGCGGATAGGATTTTATTTTTAGACGGTGGAGTTATCGCATTTGATGGTAGTCCTGATGAGTTTTTTGAAAGTTCAAATGAGCGTATCGTTAAATTTATCTCAGCGATGAAAATTTAA
- a CDS encoding bile acid:sodium symporter family protein, translated as MKTLIFPITAIILSFVAYFMPDIFIPFKGYIIPLLIIIMLGMGMTLTLNDFNGVFDKKYALLLGISLQFIIMPLAALGISIAFDLGKDLVVGMMLVGTSAGGTASNVITYLARGNLALSVSMTLCSTLLSIVLMPFLTWLYIGQKVPVPAIDMLIELIKITLIPLSLGIAINTYAHKFVTKIQPLLPTISISSIVFIIAIVVSVNHLNIQKVGYLVIIAVILHNSTGLLLGYLGAKLFGFDDKIARTIAIEVGMQNSGLSVALAIKYFGGLSALPGAMFSIWHNVSGALLAGYWASKDEKEDEVKEP; from the coding sequence ATGAAAACTTTAATATTTCCAATAACAGCTATTATTTTATCCTTTGTTGCGTATTTTATGCCAGATATTTTTATACCTTTTAAAGGCTATATCATCCCGCTTTTAATCATCATTATGCTTGGTATGGGAATGACATTAACGCTTAATGACTTTAATGGTGTTTTTGATAAAAAATATGCTCTTTTACTAGGCATATCACTACAATTTATAATAATGCCATTAGCTGCACTTGGTATATCTATAGCGTTTGATCTTGGAAAAGATCTAGTAGTAGGTATGATGCTTGTTGGCACGAGTGCTGGTGGTACCGCTTCAAACGTCATCACATATCTAGCACGTGGTAATCTTGCATTATCTGTGAGTATGACACTATGTTCGACACTCCTTTCTATAGTGTTAATGCCATTTTTAACCTGGCTTTACATAGGACAAAAGGTGCCAGTCCCAGCCATAGATATGCTTATAGAGCTTATAAAAATAACACTAATACCTTTAAGCCTTGGTATAGCCATAAACACATACGCACATAAATTTGTGACAAAAATTCAGCCTTTACTGCCTACTATATCTATATCATCTATAGTTTTTATTATAGCTATTGTAGTCTCTGTAAATCATTTAAATATCCAAAAAGTTGGATATTTAGTTATAATCGCTGTTATCTTGCATAATAGTACTGGTTTATTGCTAGGCTACTTAGGTGCAAAACTCTTTGGCTTTGATGATAAGATCGCACGAACTATCGCTATCGAAGTTGGTATGCAAAACTCAGGATTAAGCGTAGCTTTAGCGATAAAATACTTCGGTGGACTTAGTGCCCTACCAGGTGCGATGTTTAGCATATGGCACAACGTCTCAGGAGCTTTATTGGCTGGATACTGGGCTAGTAAAGATGAAAAAGAAGACGAAGTTAAAGAGCCTTAA